The proteins below come from a single Campylobacter sp. MG1 genomic window:
- a CDS encoding PepSY-like domain-containing protein, whose protein sequence is MKKLLFLGAISCCLLADTNINPNELPQNIQDFVKTHFTNENIVKAEKDWDSYEIKLSNGTELDFSKSGDIKEIDGKYSPIPDSIMQDVLKLAKENQKNAKLMEIEKEWNGYKLKFNNNYKVYIDNNGTITKTVLDD, encoded by the coding sequence ATGAAAAAACTTTTATTTTTAGGTGCAATTAGTTGCTGTTTATTAGCTGATACAAATATAAATCCAAATGAGTTACCACAAAACATTCAAGACTTTGTAAAAACTCATTTTACAAATGAAAATATAGTTAAAGCTGAAAAAGATTGGGATTCTTATGAAATCAAACTTAGCAATGGAACTGAACTTGATTTTTCTAAATCTGGAGATATTAAAGAAATAGATGGCAAATACTCTCCAATTCCTGATAGCATTATGCAAGATGTCTTAAAACTTGCTAAAGAAAATCAAAAAAATGCGAAATTAATGGAAATTGAAAAAGAATGGAACGGATATAAACTAAAATTTAATAACAATTATAAAGTTTATATAGACAATAACGGAACTATCACAAAAACCGTGCTTGATGATTAA